A genomic region of Caenorhabditis elegans chromosome V contains the following coding sequences:
- the eat-6 gene encoding Sodium/potassium-transporting ATPase subunit alpha (Confirmed by transcript evidence), translating into MGKKDKKQELHDLKQEVKMDEHIVPIEELVARLGTNLETGLTRQKAQEVLAKNGPNALSPPETTPEWIKFCKNLFGGFAMLLWVGAILCYIAYSVDYFTMEYPSKDNLYLGIVLMTVVVITGVFQYYQESKSSKIMDSFKNMVPTFALVHRDGQKQQVKTEELVVGDIVEVKGGDRVPADLRVVSAFGFKVDNSSLTGESEPQSRSPDCTNENPLETRNIAFFSTNAVEGTAKGIVIYTGDNTVMGRIAHLASGLDTGMTPIAREIEHFIHLITGVAVFLGISFFIIAFILGYHWLTAVVFLIGIIVANVPEGLIATVTVCLTLTAKRMASKNCLVKNLEAVETLGSTSTICSDKTGTLTQNRMTVAHMWYDETIHECDTTETQTSQEKRTGASFEALVRIASLCNRAEFKAGQQDTPILRRDCTGDASEIALLKFTELTQGNVIAVREKNKKIAEIPFNSTNKYQVSIHDNGDHYLLVMKGAPERILDVCSTIFLNGKESELTDKLREDFNTAYLELGGMGERVLGFCDFVLPADKFPKGFKFDVEEVNFPLKNLRFVGLMSMIDPPRAAVPDAVAKCRSAGIKVVMVTGDHPITAKAIAKSVGIISDGTETVEDIAIRRGIPVEEVNPREAKAAVIHGSDLREMSEDQLAEIIKYHSEIVFARTSPQQKLMIVEGFQKQGQIVAVTGDGVNDSPALKKADIGVAMGIAGSDVSKQAADMILLDDNFASIVVGVEEGRLIFDNLKKSIAYTLTSNIPEISPFLTYILFGIPLPLGTVTILCIDLGTDMVPAISLAYEEAESDIMKRQPRDPIRDKLVNERLISLAYGQIGMIQASAGFFTYFWIMADNGFMPWDLYQLRAQWDSRAYNNVLDSYGQEWTYANRKILEYTCQTAYFVSIVVVQWADLIISKTRRNSLVQQGMSNWTLNFGLVFETALAWFMCYCPGLDNGLRMYGLRFSWWFCALPFSILIFVYDEIRRFLIRRYPGGWVERETYY; encoded by the exons ATGGGTAAAAAAGACAAGAAACAGGAGTTACATGACCTCAAGCAGGAGGTCAAAATGGACGAGCATATCGTTCCGATTGAGGAGCTTGTTGCCAGACTCGGAACCAATCTCGAAACG ggatTGACCCGCCAGAAGGCTCAAGAAGTTCTCGCCAAGAACGGACCAAATGCTTTGTCACCCCCTGAAACTACCCCAGAATGGATCAAGTTCTGTAAGAACTTGTTCGGAGGATTTGCCATGCTTCTTTGGGTTGGAGCTATCCTTTGTTACATCGCCTACTCTGTGGATTATTTCACCATGGAGTACCCATCTAAGGATAACTTGTACCTCGGAATTGTACTTATGACTGTCGTCGTCATCACCGGAGTTTTCCAATACTATCAGGAAAGCAAGTCGTCGAAGATTATGGATTCCTTTAAGAACATGGTTCCAACCTTTGCTCTTGTTCACCGTGATGGCCAAAAGCAACAAGTGAAGACTGAAGAACTTGTCGTCGGAGACATTGTTGAAGTCAAAGGAGGAGATCGTGTTCCAGCTGATCTTCGTGTTGTCTCTGCTTTCGGATTCAAGGTTGACAACTCTTCTCTCACCGGAGAGTCTGAGCCACAATCCCGTTCCCCAGACTGCACCAACGAAAATCCACTCGAGACCCGTAACATCGCTTTCTTCTCTACCAACGCTGTTGAAGGAACCGCTAAAGGAATCGTCATTTACACTGGAGATAACACCGTCATGGGAAGAATTGCCCATTTGGCTTCAGGACTTGACACCGGAATGACCCCAATTGCTCGTGAAATTGAGCATTTCATCCATCTTATTACTGGAGTCGCCGTCTTCCTTGGAATCTCCTTCTTCATCATCGCCTTCATCCTCGGATACCATTGGCTTACCGCTGTTGTTTTCCTCATCGGTATCATCGTCGCCAACGTCCCAGAAGGATTGATCGCTACCGTCACTGTGTGCCTTACTCTTACCGCCAAGAGAATGGCTAGCAAGAACTGCCTTGTCAAGAATCTTGAAGCTGTCGAGACCCTTGGATCTACATCTACCATTTGCTCTGATAAGACAGGAACTCTCACCCAAAACAGAATGACTGTCGCTCACATGTGGTACGATGAAACCATCCATGAGTGTGATACCACCGAAACTCAAACCAGCCAGGAAAAGAGAACTGGAGCCAGCTTCGAA gctctcGTCCGTATTGCTTCTCTCTGTAACCGTGCCGAGTTCAAGGCTGGACAACAAGACACTCCAATTCTTCGTCGTGACTGCACAGGAGATGCTTCTGAGATTGCTCTTCTTAAGTTCACTGAGCTTACTCAAGGAAATGTCATCGCTGTCCGTGAAAAGAACAAGAAGATTGCTGAAATTCCATTCAACTCCACCAACAAATACCAAGTTTCGATTCACGACAATGGAGATCATTACTTGCTTGTTATGAAGGGTGCTCCAGAAAGAATTTTGGATGTTTGCTCGACCATCTTCTTGAACGGAAAAGAATCTGAACTTACTGACAAACTTCGCGAAGATTTCAACACTGCCTATCTTGAGTTGGGAGGAATGGGAGAACGTGTTCTCGGATTCTGTGACTTCGTACTTCCAGCCGACAAGTTCCCGAAAGGATTCAAATTCGATGTTGAAGAGGTTAACTtcccattgaaaaatttgagattcgTCGGACTCATGTCTATGATCGATCCACCACGTGCTGCTGTCCCAGATGCCGTCGCCAAGTGCCGTTCCGCAGGAATCAAAGTCGTCATGGTCACCGGAGATCACCCAATCACAGCCAAGGCCATTGCCAAGTCTGTCGGAATCATCTCTGATGGAACTGAAACCGTTGAAGATATTGCTATCCGTCGTGGAATTCCAGTCGAAGAAGTCAACCCACGTGAAGCCAAGGCCGCTGTTATTCACGGATCCGATCTCCGTGAGATGAGCGAGGATCAGCTTGCCGAGATCATCAAGTACCACTCTGAAATCGTATTCGCTCGTACTTCACCGCAGCAAAAGCTGATGATCGTCGAAGGATTCCAGAAGCAAGGTCAAATCGTCGCTGTAACCGGAGACGGAGTCAACGATTCTCCAGCTTTAAAGAAGGCCGACATCGGAGTTGCTATGGGTATTGCTGGATCTGATGTGTCAAAACAAGCTGCTGACATGATCTTGCTTGATGATAACTTCGCTTCCATCGTCGTTGGTGTTGAAGAAGGACGTCTTATTTTCGATAACTTGAAGAAATCCATCGCCTACACACTCACCTCAAATATTCCAGAAATCTCTCCATTCTTGACCTACATCCTGTTCGGAATCCCACTTCCACTCGGAACCGTTACCATCCTTTGTATCGATCTCGGAACTGACATGGTGCCAGCTATCTCCCTTGCCTACGAAGAAGCCGAATCCGACATCATGAAGCGTCAGCCACGTGACCCAATCCGTGACAAGCTTGTAAACGAACGTTTGATCTCCCTTGCTTATGGGCAAATTGGTATGATTCAAGCTTCTGCTGGATTCTTCACCTATTTCTGGATCATGGCTGATAACGGATTCATGCCATGGGATCTCTACCAGCTCCGTGCTCAATGGGATTCTCGTGCCTACAACAACGTTCTCGATTCCTACGGACAAGAATGG ACCTATGCCAACAGAAAGATCCTCGAATACACCTGCCAAACCGCCTACTTCGTGTCCATTGTTGTTGTACAATGGGCTGATTTGATCATCTCCAAGACCAGACGTAACTCCCTTGTCCAACAGGGAATGTCCAACTGGACCCTCAACTTTGGACTTGTCTTCGAAACCGCCCTTGCCTGGTTCATGTGCTATTGCCCAGGACTTGACAATGGACTTCGTATGTACGGACTCAG attctcctGGTGGTTCTGTGCCCTTCCATTCTCAATCCTCATCTTCGTCTACGACGAGATCCGTCGTTTCTTGATTCGCAGATATCCAGGAGGATGGGTCGAGCGTGAGACCTACTACTAA
- the B0365.9 gene encoding Chondroitin proteoglycan 4 domain-containing protein (Confirmed by transcript evidence) — MLIVAVFCLFALSVSAETDPNAPSECLSKCLTPLAKLQRSFSYVFNNFEKVCDLLEDGAFCARKCTQEDQTKFYQYTTFYRIHCIDYEEDIQEHLTCIAKAAEDADLVCKDKCKQAHKVEKTASKETKMKKECLTLECSTLCYFDELAESCPEARNVLLKINVGQVHSMASAVHPITMEKMLPECQNIHNTEYMRSKLLASSSSLLMDHTPSEMETEQQPVITA; from the exons atgcTGATTGTTgctgttttttgtttgtttg CACTGTCAGTATCTGCTGAAACGGACCCAAATGCCCCAAGTGAATGCCTTTCAAAATGTCTTACTCCTCTAGCCAAACTGCAAAGAAGTTTCTCCTATGTGTTtaacaactttgaaaaagtttgcgACTTGCTCGAAGACGGAGCATTTTGTGCAAGAAAGTGCACTCAAGAGGACCAAACGAAGTTCTACCAGTACACTACTTTTTATCGAATTCATTGCATTGACTATGAAGAAG ATATTCAAGAGCATTTGACATGCATTGCAAAAGCCGCTGAAGATGCTGATTTGGTGTGTAAAGACAAATGTAAGCAAGCCCATAAAGTGGAGAAAACTGCAAGCaaggaaacaaaaatgaagaaagaatGTTTGACATTGGAATGTTCGACACTATGCTATTTTGATGAACTTGCTGAAAGCTGTCCAGAAGCTAGAAATGTTCTTTTG AAAATCAATGTTGGACAAGTTCATTCAATGGCTTCTGCAGTTCATCCAATTACAATGGAAAAGATGCTTCCAGAATGCCAGAACATTCACAACACAGAATATATGCGTTCGAAACTACTTGCCTCGAGCAGTTCACTTCTTATGGATCATACTCCGTCGGAAATGGAGACAGAACAACAACCTGTTATCActgcttga
- the clec-225 gene encoding C-type lectin domain-containing protein (Confirmed by transcript evidence) yields MNSLRKANFFWAFSVIGVFLAESACPVGFDLVNLKCIAITSHLLSQHKAETTCKDMNAHLIFIQTAIDNTAVLNYASNITSPMWIGATCKVSEEPTKCMWDDGSYLSYSNFLPGYPVTNIGTCVYLDSPNQPLKGRWISATCDLAEYHAICEVNK; encoded by the exons ATGAACTCGCTGCGAAAAGCAAATTTCTTTTGGGCTTTTTCTGTTATTGGGGTGTTTTTAGCCGAGTCTGCTTGCCCTGTCGGCTTTGATCTTGTTAATCTGAAATGTATTGCG atcaccAGTCATTTATTGTCTCAACACAAAGCTGAAACAACATGCAAGGATATGAATGCCCATTTGATATTTATCCAGACAGCAATT GACAACACCGCCGTATTGAATTACGCATCAAATATTACTTCTCCCATGTGGATTGGTGCCACCTGCAAAGTCAGCGAAGAACCAACAAAATGCATGTGGGATGATGGATCTTATTTGAGTTACAGTAACTTTTTGCCAG GGTATCCAGTAACTAACATCGGTACTTGTGTCTATTTAGATTCACCTAACCAGCCCTTGAAAGGAAGATGGATCAGTGCCACGTGTGATTTGGCAGAGTATCATGCTATTTGTGAAGtaaataaataa
- the clec-225 gene encoding C-type lectin domain-containing protein (Confirmed by transcript evidence), translating into MNSLRKANFFWAFSVIGVFLAESACPVGFDLVNLKCIAITSHLLSQHKAETTCKDMNAHLIFIQTAIDNTAVLNYASNITSPMWIGATCKVSEEPTKCMWDDGSYLSYSNFLPDSPNQPLKGRWISATCDLAEYHAICEVNK; encoded by the exons ATGAACTCGCTGCGAAAAGCAAATTTCTTTTGGGCTTTTTCTGTTATTGGGGTGTTTTTAGCCGAGTCTGCTTGCCCTGTCGGCTTTGATCTTGTTAATCTGAAATGTATTGCG atcaccAGTCATTTATTGTCTCAACACAAAGCTGAAACAACATGCAAGGATATGAATGCCCATTTGATATTTATCCAGACAGCAATT GACAACACCGCCGTATTGAATTACGCATCAAATATTACTTCTCCCATGTGGATTGGTGCCACCTGCAAAGTCAGCGAAGAACCAACAAAATGCATGTGGGATGATGGATCTTATTTGAGTTACAGTAACTTTTTGCCAG ATTCACCTAACCAGCCCTTGAAAGGAAGATGGATCAGTGCCACGTGTGATTTGGCAGAGTATCATGCTATTTGTGAAGtaaataaataa
- the acly-2 gene encoding ATP-citrate synthase (Confirmed by transcript evidence) → MSAKAVSELSGKEVLYKYFESTGIVSAPHAFHVKAGDKFSDVAAKYEWLAQDNKGVIKPDQLIKRRGKLGLVKIGSPKELEAWFGKTANSYVKVGQTEGRLHTFIVEPFCAHTENEEMYIAIYSERCRDVIMFYEQGGVDIGDVEEKARSVHVPVQLDDNAMSISERELGVLLGPCSDKDDIRKFVRSLYEAYKALHFTYLEINPFVLTNGKIHILDLAAKLDETASFLCSDKWSGRNASARIAPTLEFPAPFGRDLTSEEQYISDMDAKTGASLKLTILNRKGRVWTMVAGGGASVVFTDTVCDLGGSSELANYGEYSGDPSEAQTYEYAKTILSVMTEGAPRPDGKVLIIGGSIANFTNVAKTFGGIVRAFETFIDKLKEHNVSIYVRRGGPNYQEGLRRVKDAATKLEIPIYVFGPETHMTAIVGAALGLKPMPTVPTAPQTTGQFLLSPERNTAGTERPPASPAPNTSTIEHPLAKRHPLHQSLFENDTKAIIWGQQHKAIQGMLDFDFVCRRHSPSVVASTYPFTGDNKQKYYFGQKEILIPAYKSMAKAFASHPDATVMVTFASMRSVFETVLEALQFTQIKVIAIIAEGVPENQTRKLLKIAEDKGVTLIGPATVGGIKPGCFKIGNTGGMMDNILASKLYRPGSVAYVSRSGGMSNELNNIISQNTNGVYEGIAIGGDRYPGSTYTDHVMRYQHDDRVKMIVLLGEVGGIEEYRIVELLKEKKITKPLIAWCIGTCADHITSEVQFGHAGASANGQGETAACKNTALRTAGALVPDSFDDLGNKIRQTYEELLRLEIIVPQPEVPPPAVPMDYAWARELGLIRKPASFMTSICDERGEELNYAGVPITKVLESDMGIGGVLGLLWFQKRLPPHANKFIEICLMLTADHGPAVSGAHNTIVCARAGKDLISSLTSGLLTIGDRFGGALDGAARQFSEAFDQGWSPNQFVGEMRKRGTHIMGIGHRVKSINNPDKRVEILKRFALNKKEFAQETPLLDYALEVEKITTAKKPNLILNVDGAIAIIFVDILRNSGMFTTAEAQEVIEIGALNGMFVLGRSIGFIGHYLDQSRLKQGLYRHPWDDISYIMPERNL, encoded by the exons ATGTCGGCTAAAGCTGTCAGCGAACTCTCAGGAAAAGAG GTTTTGTACAAATATTTCGAGTCGACCGGAATTGTCAGTGCCCCACATGCTTTTCACGTGAAGGCCGGAGATAAGTTTTCTGACGTCGCCGCCAAGTACGAATGGCTTGCACAAGACAACAAGGGTGTTATCAAGCCGGATCAGCTTATCAAGCGTCGTGGAAAGCTCGGTCTTGTTAAGATTGGGTCTCCTAAAGAGCTGGAAGCTTGGTTCGGCAAGACGGCAAACAGTTATGTGAAAGTTGGCCAAACGGAGGGAAGATTGCACACGTTTATTGTTGAGCCGTTTTGTGCTCAtactgaaaatgaagaaatgtaCATCGCGATCTACAGCGAACGCTGTCGCGATGTTATTATGTTCTATGAGCAGGGAGGAGTTGATATTGGAGACGTCGAGGAAAAG gccAGATCAGTCCATGTTCCAGTTCAACTTGATGACAATGCTATGTCAATTTCGGAGAGAGAACTAGGCGTGCTTCTCGGGCCATGTAGTGATAAGGATGATATCCGAAAGTTCGTTCGCAGCTTATACGAAGCCTACAAAGCTCTTCACTTCACATACTTGGAGATCAATCCGTTTGTTCTCACCAATGGCAAGATTCATATTTTGGACTTGGCTGCAAAGCTTGACGAGACTGCCAGTTTTCTGTGCTCGGATAAATGGAGCGGTCGGAATGCTTCTGCACGAATCGCTCCGACTCTGGAGTTCCCGGCACCATTTGGACGTGATTTGACTTCGGAGGAGCAATACATTTCTGATATGGATGCGAAGACTGGAGCATCTTTGAAGCTGACTATTCTTAACAGAAAGGGACGCGTATGGACCATGGTGGCTGGTGGAGGAGCATCAGTTGTGTTTACCGATACTGTTTGTGATCTTGGAGGATCATCTGAACTTGCTAACTACGGAGAATATTCTGGAGATCCATCGGAAGCTCAAACTTACGAGTACGCCAAGACTATTTTATCCGTCATGACAGAAGGTGCTCCACGTCCTGATGGTAAGGTTCTCATCATTGGTGGATCCATTGCTAACTTCACAAATGTCGCAAAAACATTCGGAGGAATCGTTCGTGCGTTCGAAACTTTCATTGATAAGCTCAAGGAACATAATGTTTCCATCTACGTTCGACGTGGTGGTCCGAACTACCAAGAAGGACTGCGACGTGTCAAGGATGCTGCCACAAAACTAGAAATTCCGATTTATGTATTTGGACCGGAAACTCATATGACTGCAATTGTCGGAGCTGCGCTCGGATTGAAGCCAATGCCAACAGTCCCGACGGCTCCTCAAACCACcggacaatttttgttgagcCCAGAAAGAAAC actGCAGGCACGGAACGTCCTCCAGCATCTCCAGCTCCGAACACTTCCACAATCGAACATCCTCTCGCCAAGAGGCACCCTCTTCATCAAAGCTTGTTCGAGAACGACACAAAGGCTATCATTTGGGGACAACAACACAAAGCTATTCAAGGAATGCTTGATTTCGATTTTGTTTGCAGAAGACACTCCCCATCAGTCGTCGCTTCAACCTATCCGTTCACTGGAGACAACAAGCAAAAGTATTATTTCGGACAGAAAGAAATCCTTATTCCTGCTTACAAATCTATGGCAAAAGCTTTCGCGAGTCATCCAGATGCCACTGTCATGGTCACGTTCGCGTCGATGcgttcagtttttgaaactgttcTGGAGGCTCTTCAATTTACACAAATCAAGGTTATCGCAATTATTGCCGAAGGAGTTCCAGAAAATCAAACAagaaaattgcttaaaattgCTGAAGATAAGGGTGTTACCTTAATTGGTCCTGCTACTGTTGGAGGAATCAAGCCAGGATGTTTCAAGATCGGAAATACCGGAGGAATGATGGATAATATTCTTGCTTCGAAACTTTATCGTCCTGGAAGTGTCGCTTACGTGTCCCGCTCAGGAGGAATGTCGAACGAGCTCAACAACATTATTTCACAGAATACCAACGGAGTTTACGAAGGAATTGCTATCGGAGGGGATCGCTATCCAGGAAGTACGTACACCGACCACGTTATGAGATATCAACACGATGATCGTGTTAAGATGATTGTCCTCCTTGGAGAAGTTGGAGGTATAGAAGAATATCGTATTGTCGAGCtattgaaagaaaagaaaatcacGAAGCCTCTCATTGCTTGGTGCATTGGAACATGTGCAGATCACATTACTTCAGAAGTTCAGTTCGGTCATGCTGGAGCTTCTGCAAATGGACAAGGAGAAACTGCTGCATGCAAAAATACAGCTCTTCGTACTGCTGGTGCTTTGGTTCCAGATTCGTTTGACGACCTCGGAAACAAGATTCGTCAGACTTATGAAGAATTGCTTCGACTTGAAATCATCGTTCCACAGCCGGAAGTTCCACCACCTGCAGTTCCAATGGACTATGCCTGGGCTCGGGAACTCGGGCTTATTCGCAAACCAGCTTCCTTCATGACCTCTATTTGTGACGAACGCGGAGAAGAATTGAACTATGCTGGCGTCCCAATCACCAAAGTCCTCGAGTCGGATATGGGAATCGGTGGAGTTCTAGGCTTGCTGTGGTTCcag aaaCGTCTCCCTCCACATGCCAACAAGTTCATAGAGATCTGTTTGATGCTCACTGCTGATCACGGACCAGCAGTTTCTGGTGCTCATAATACTATCGTCTGTGCTCGCGCTGGAAAGGACTTGATATCTTCTCTCACATCTGGACTCCTCACCATCGGTGACCGATTCGGAGGTGCTCTCGATGGAGCTGCTCGTCAATTCTCTGAGGCTTTCGATCAAGGGTGGTCTCCAAATCAGTTTGTCGGAGAAATGCGCAAACGTGGAACTCATATTATGGGTATCGGCCATCGTGTCAAGAGC atcaataACCCTGATAAGCGTGTCGAGATTCTCAAGAGATTTGCTTTGAACAAAAAGGAGTTTGCTCAAGAAACACCACTTCTCGATTATGCTCTGGAAGTTGAGAAGATCACCACTGCCAAGAAGCCAAACCTCATTCTAAATGTTGATGGAGCTATTGCCATCATCTTCGTCGACATCTTGCGCAACAGTGGGATGTTCACAACAGCTGAAGCTCAAGAAGTTATCGAGATAGGTGCTCTGAATGGAATGTTTGTGCTCGGTCGCTCCATCGGATTCATCGGACATTATTTGGACCAATCACGACTCAAACAAGGACTCTACCGTCATCCTTGGGATGACATTTCATACATCATGCCAGAGAGAAACTTGTGA